A single window of Fervidicoccus fontis Kam940 DNA harbors:
- a CDS encoding thiamine-phosphate synthase family protein, with product MIPEELVSKYVTPSIKGLIIHNLVKRGYGQFKVGKLLGISQPMVNKYLSVNESIYIEKLKKVGINEEEVSRLVEVLSETLHDNRPFDYIKLLHSYTASLLERGVLCNFHRKIYPIIPGDCNICLTSHKEKKDILIDEVRTAFELFNSNPNSYLLIPEVGSNIVAFPESGRSYIEAVGFSGKIVNIGSRVIAVGEPMRGGSRHTATVLSKVKNRFNEVCGVIVIRYDRKIIEKMDRLGYKISKVKPHSSMEEFYLYLDELLGELKDPPDVIVDEGGEGIEPVCYIFGKNAIDAVKKALNTI from the coding sequence ATGATACCTGAAGAGCTTGTCTCAAAGTATGTGACCCCTTCAATAAAAGGGCTGATTATACATAACTTAGTAAAAAGAGGGTATGGACAATTTAAAGTTGGAAAACTACTAGGAATATCCCAACCTATGGTTAACAAATACTTAAGCGTAAATGAATCCATATATATTGAAAAACTGAAAAAAGTTGGGATAAATGAGGAAGAAGTAAGTAGGCTTGTAGAAGTCCTTTCTGAAACGCTTCACGACAACAGACCGTTTGATTATATAAAGTTGCTCCATTCGTATACTGCTTCATTATTAGAGAGAGGCGTGCTATGCAATTTTCATAGAAAAATTTACCCAATAATTCCAGGTGATTGTAATATATGCCTAACATCGCATAAAGAAAAGAAAGATATCTTAATAGATGAGGTTAGAACCGCTTTTGAGTTGTTCAATTCTAACCCTAATAGTTATCTCCTCATTCCTGAAGTTGGTTCTAACATTGTGGCATTTCCAGAAAGCGGGAGGTCTTATATAGAAGCAGTCGGCTTTTCTGGTAAAATTGTAAACATTGGAAGCAGAGTTATAGCTGTAGGAGAACCGATGAGGGGAGGGAGCAGGCACACAGCGACAGTTCTTTCTAAAGTCAAAAATAGGTTCAATGAAGTGTGTGGTGTCATTGTAATAAGATATGATAGAAAGATAATTGAAAAAATGGATCGTCTTGGATATAAAATTTCTAAAGTTAAGCCGCATAGCTCTATGGAGGAATTTTACCTATATCTTGATGAGCTGTTAGGAGAGCTTAAAGATCCCCCTGATGTGATTGTAGATGAAGGCGGAGAAGGGATAGAACCTGTCTGTTACATATTTGGAAAAAATGCAATTGACGCGGTTAAAAAAGCTCTAAACACTATTTAA
- a CDS encoding ECF transporter S component: MNSAEKKEKKKTSYTGIDLAILALVGVVTGIIFAGSWSIYYAVEAVGGPVGARLASYGLWFIGAPLAATLIRKPLSALFGEVIGAFVETLIAPAGGITNIIYGLLQGLASEFVYFLFRYKRWDIISGVLSAIAAGPVAVALDALLFGTIGSSIEMSLWVIASMVSGAVYGFIATYAAKSIRRNQ; the protein is encoded by the coding sequence ATGAACAGTGCAGAGAAAAAAGAAAAGAAGAAAACAAGCTATACAGGCATTGACCTCGCAATTTTAGCACTCGTTGGTGTAGTAACAGGAATTATATTTGCTGGATCATGGTCAATTTATTATGCAGTTGAAGCTGTAGGAGGTCCAGTTGGCGCAAGATTGGCTTCATACGGCCTTTGGTTTATAGGTGCTCCTCTTGCTGCCACGCTTATAAGAAAGCCTCTTTCAGCTCTATTTGGGGAAGTAATAGGGGCATTCGTTGAAACTTTAATAGCTCCAGCAGGCGGAATAACTAACATAATTTACGGGCTTTTGCAGGGACTCGCATCGGAATTTGTATATTTCCTTTTCAGATATAAAAGATGGGATATTATCTCTGGAGTTCTTTCAGCGATTGCCGCCGGACCTGTTGCAGTGGCATTAGATGCTTTGTTGTTTGGGACAATTGGAAGTAGCATTGAGATGTCTCTATGGGTGATTGCATCAATGGTTAGCGGTGCAGTTTATGGATTTATTGCCACTTATGCTGCAAAAAGTATAAGGAGAAATCAATAG
- a CDS encoding energy-coupling factor transporter transmembrane component T, translating to MEHRKIKPSMLFIYAIAVSIMAFVFNLPSSLLIPSLLNFILGICYGRKTLPMKLIFVILMINAWGALINGIYFHNTGPMLFKIGGLSVRYNALTSFLLVNLRFFLIIGSTLFMLGMSGGSRELIRSLERDLGMPPWIAFSISHAFRLFPLISRDYRELQIARKERKAGTNILNPLILKEVLISILNVSYERAQWSGISAELRGVKLRKRIKKEKLSIYDIFILSLIAVEWAIAIIFVKFL from the coding sequence ATGGAGCATAGAAAAATCAAGCCTTCTATGCTTTTCATATATGCGATTGCGGTATCAATTATGGCATTTGTTTTTAATTTGCCAAGCTCTCTCTTAATACCCTCATTGTTGAATTTCATATTAGGTATTTGCTATGGAAGGAAGACCCTTCCAATGAAGCTTATTTTTGTTATTTTGATGATAAATGCGTGGGGGGCCCTCATCAACGGCATCTATTTTCACAATACCGGTCCTATGTTGTTTAAAATAGGAGGGCTCTCTGTTAGGTACAACGCATTAACATCCTTTTTGCTTGTAAATTTAAGGTTCTTCCTAATAATCGGTTCAACTCTCTTCATGTTGGGTATGAGTGGAGGTTCCAGAGAGCTGATCAGGTCTTTAGAGCGAGACCTTGGAATGCCGCCGTGGATAGCATTTTCTATATCCCACGCTTTTAGGCTTTTTCCATTAATTTCTAGAGACTACAGAGAGCTTCAGATAGCCAGAAAAGAGAGGAAGGCTGGTACAAATATACTCAATCCTTTAATCTTAAAAGAAGTTTTAATTTCTATATTAAATGTAAGCTATGAAAGAGCCCAGTGGAGCGGAATTTCTGCAGAGCTTAGAGGCGTAAAGCTTAGGAAGAGGATAAAAAAGGAGAAACTTTCTATATATGATATATTTATACTAAGTTTAATTGCAGTAGAATGGGCGATTGCGATTATATTTGTAAAATTTTTATAA
- a CDS encoding ABC transporter ATP-binding protein: MLSVRINSAGYNESEKILNNISFDAESGKLILIGGHSGSGKTTLLFAITGVLTSLLKGWADGKVIYRSTDILKLDEPLSFSGKIFGFVLQDPDRQLLMPTPFDEVMFTLENFGFEESEAKKKTENLLETFGLKKKMFEHVENLSGGEKRRLSLASAIAHDPPIIIFDEPTASLDPWGINDVRNFIASEIRMGKSIIVVEHKVKYFIDMASELIVLGKNSDTTYFKDITISPEFLEKLDSLGVDSYPVSETKKKKDENRREKILEMRGVECWYDESDYILRNIDLDLRRGEVVALVGPNGSGKTTLLKTIAGFHKKYSGEIKIYAERKNVKPFYVPQVPDYLFIKNTLKEELEFLSKKTGKRKDELIALLDFYESRKNSSPYTLSLGQRRWLSAVIAWSYEPSIVLFDEPTVGLDKFMLFDFFSNVIKLKEKGTSFLISTHDPRVLSEIADRAYATYNGSIKEVDPIDEAKKLETISGVSHGA, from the coding sequence ATGCTAAGTGTACGTATAAACTCTGCTGGTTATAATGAAAGCGAAAAAATACTGAACAATATCAGTTTTGATGCTGAAAGCGGTAAACTCATTTTAATAGGAGGTCATTCAGGTTCTGGAAAAACTACTTTGCTTTTTGCTATTACTGGCGTGCTTACATCTTTATTAAAAGGATGGGCTGATGGAAAAGTTATTTACCGTTCAACAGACATACTGAAGCTAGATGAGCCGCTTTCATTTTCTGGCAAAATCTTCGGTTTTGTCCTTCAAGATCCTGATAGGCAACTTTTAATGCCAACGCCATTTGATGAAGTGATGTTCACACTTGAAAACTTTGGCTTCGAAGAAAGTGAAGCAAAGAAAAAGACGGAAAACCTTTTAGAAACATTTGGTTTGAAGAAAAAGATGTTTGAGCATGTTGAAAACCTATCCGGAGGAGAGAAAAGAAGACTATCATTGGCTTCTGCAATAGCTCATGATCCCCCTATAATTATATTCGACGAGCCTACAGCATCTTTAGATCCATGGGGTATTAATGATGTTAGAAATTTTATTGCTAGCGAAATAAGGATGGGAAAAAGCATTATTGTGGTAGAACATAAAGTAAAATATTTTATTGATATGGCATCTGAGCTTATAGTATTGGGAAAAAATTCAGATACCACTTATTTCAAGGACATCACTATTTCTCCTGAATTTTTGGAAAAATTAGATTCTTTGGGTGTAGATTCTTATCCTGTTTCTGAAACCAAGAAGAAAAAAGATGAAAATAGGAGAGAAAAAATTCTAGAAATGAGAGGGGTTGAATGCTGGTATGACGAAAGCGACTACATATTGAGAAATATTGATCTGGATTTGAGAAGGGGAGAGGTTGTTGCATTAGTAGGTCCAAACGGCTCCGGGAAGACAACTCTCTTAAAAACTATCGCAGGCTTTCATAAAAAATATAGTGGAGAGATAAAAATTTATGCGGAAAGAAAGAATGTCAAGCCTTTTTATGTACCTCAAGTTCCTGACTATTTGTTTATAAAAAACACTTTGAAAGAAGAGCTCGAATTCCTATCGAAAAAGACCGGAAAGAGAAAGGATGAATTAATAGCACTGCTCGACTTCTATGAAAGCAGAAAGAACTCTTCACCTTACACGCTTAGCCTTGGGCAAAGGAGGTGGCTTTCTGCAGTAATAGCATGGAGCTACGAACCTTCAATCGTTCTTTTTGATGAACCTACTGTTGGACTTGACAAGTTTATGCTATTTGATTTTTTCAGCAATGTTATCAAGCTTAAAGAAAAAGGCACTTCTTTCCTGATTTCTACTCACGATCCAAGAGTCTTGTCTGAAATTGCAGATAGAGCTTATGCTACATATAATGGAAGTATCAAAGAAGTGGATCCTATTGATGAAGCGAAAAAGCTAGAGACCATTTCAGGTGTAAGTCATGGAGCATAG
- a CDS encoding mechanosensitive ion channel family protein yields MILFGLSNEFVIRVIISVIFIIFIYFFVKYLDKLINKVFSRIDPSLRLEVKSVFSYAIYVLGALIAISIISPQTSILDVIILLLGLAIVISFADVLRNWGIQFLLRGTKSFKIGDWIEVDGIFGRVISIEDNGIFLETARRERIFISNIRLSNSIIINRTTPIGYMYRVRIYIPQTVKPLEALERVKEIVSKIKGELSSEPTVLLGLEKNMTVVDLTMEFLNVYKLEVFSEKVLEEVLREFPEAVIKRI; encoded by the coding sequence ATGATCCTTTTCGGTTTGTCTAATGAATTTGTAATAAGAGTTATAATATCAGTCATATTTATAATTTTTATATATTTTTTCGTAAAGTACTTAGATAAGCTAATAAATAAGGTCTTTTCAAGGATAGATCCTTCACTTAGACTAGAAGTAAAATCCGTCTTTTCATATGCAATATATGTTTTAGGAGCTTTGATTGCAATATCTATAATTTCTCCTCAAACTTCTATATTAGACGTTATTATCTTATTGCTGGGCTTAGCTATAGTAATTTCGTTTGCTGACGTCCTTAGGAACTGGGGGATTCAATTTTTGCTAAGAGGAACAAAGTCTTTTAAAATAGGGGACTGGATCGAAGTTGATGGCATTTTCGGAAGGGTTATAAGCATTGAGGACAATGGCATATTTTTGGAAACAGCTAGAAGGGAGAGAATCTTTATTTCAAATATAAGACTGAGCAATTCAATAATTATAAACAGAACGACCCCCATAGGGTATATGTATAGAGTAAGAATCTACATCCCTCAAACAGTGAAGCCATTGGAGGCTTTAGAGAGAGTTAAAGAAATAGTCTCAAAGATAAAAGGGGAGCTGTCATCAGAACCAACTGTTCTTTTGGGATTAGAAAAGAACATGACGGTAGTAGACCTCACTATGGAATTTTTAAATGTATATAAGCTGGAAGTTTTTTCAGAAAAGGTTTTAGAGGAAGTTCTCAGAGAATTCCCTGAAGCAGTAATCAAAAGGATCTAA
- a CDS encoding phosphoserine phosphatase produces the protein MKAFIDLDLTITSERTAFVISRSFGLEEKTRQILLSREDEYIKSIKISNLLSGIDLRGINKAVLNTKIFDCTEKLLNLLKEKGFEINIVSLAYKQPIQALFKYKLNISNVNIFAPELVVERENSKVIGVKISIGKIETPWCLNCPVCKRYIVRRNKDEFTLAIGDSIVDLCMFLEADKSILIDNGNVPCFLKNKATYAVKDLCSAIRIIENLGDKK, from the coding sequence ATGAAGGCATTTATAGACCTTGATCTTACTATTACATCAGAGAGAACAGCATTTGTTATAAGCAGAAGCTTTGGACTTGAGGAAAAAACTAGACAAATTCTTTTGTCAAGAGAAGATGAGTACATCAAATCTATAAAGATCTCAAACCTTTTAAGCGGAATAGATTTACGAGGAATAAATAAGGCTGTCCTTAATACAAAAATCTTTGATTGCACAGAAAAGCTTCTCAATTTATTAAAAGAAAAAGGATTCGAAATAAACATAGTCTCTCTCGCATATAAGCAACCAATTCAAGCGCTATTTAAATATAAGCTGAACATTTCAAATGTAAACATATTTGCTCCCGAGCTTGTTGTAGAAAGGGAAAACTCCAAAGTTATAGGCGTAAAGATTTCAATTGGGAAGATAGAAACTCCCTGGTGCCTCAACTGTCCTGTGTGCAAAAGGTATATAGTTAGGAGGAATAAGGACGAGTTTACTCTCGCAATAGGAGACTCAATAGTCGATTTGTGCATGTTTTTAGAGGCGGACAAGTCAATTTTAATAGACAACGGAAATGTACCATGTTTTTTGAAGAATAAGGCCACATATGCAGTGAAAGATCTTTGCTCAGCCATAAGAATAATTGAAAATTTAGGTGATAAAAAATGA
- a CDS encoding NAD(P)-binding protein, whose protein sequence is MRHVIVGSTHFTTFALKGIREADPSGIIIVIERSIEVATIMAKQVNGKAVAGDLRDKKVLESAEINLADTFFSLTDSDALNIKLCSFAKKDFSVPIVVGLINNPMNYENMREAGADFIIDPTLFLENYVKSIIAIDRPVKYELPNFLGLDILALRPSKLLEGKEALVSFVKNINTKNEVKAIRVLSSKENKPKNIDEIEQGDYLIFAIEKEKSEGFQEKIKDFVKKTLGLKET, encoded by the coding sequence GTGAGGCATGTAATTGTAGGTTCAACACATTTTACTACATTTGCGCTGAAAGGGATTAGAGAAGCGGATCCGAGTGGAATAATAATAGTAATAGAAAGGTCTATAGAAGTAGCAACCATTATGGCAAAGCAAGTAAATGGAAAAGCAGTTGCAGGCGATCTCAGGGACAAAAAAGTGCTTGAAAGTGCAGAGATAAATTTGGCAGATACATTCTTTTCTTTAACTGACTCTGATGCTTTAAATATAAAGCTCTGCTCATTTGCAAAAAAGGATTTTTCCGTTCCAATAGTTGTTGGACTTATTAACAATCCTATGAACTATGAAAACATGCGTGAAGCTGGAGCTGATTTTATCATTGATCCTACGCTTTTTTTAGAGAACTATGTGAAAAGTATTATAGCTATAGACAGACCTGTTAAGTACGAGCTTCCCAATTTTCTCGGTCTGGACATTTTAGCATTGAGACCTTCTAAGTTACTAGAGGGAAAAGAAGCTCTAGTAAGTTTTGTTAAGAATATTAACACCAAGAATGAAGTAAAGGCAATAAGAGTTTTGTCTTCCAAGGAAAATAAACCAAAGAATATAGATGAGATAGAGCAGGGCGATTATTTGATTTTTGCAATTGAAAAGGAAAAATCTGAAGGTTTTCAAGAAAAAATTAAAGATTTTGTAAAAAAGACCTTAGGGCTGAAAGAAACATGA
- a CDS encoding glycosyltransferase produces MKEVSVIFPAKDEEKFIAHSVKTAKKAKNVREIILVDGGSVDNTPAIAKKLGAKVIFQSILKYPGKGVAMRDGYYYSTKDIIVFLDADIKNLTPDFINKLIEPILKGETDFVKGTFGRKSGRVTELVAKPLLRIFYPELSYLSQPLSGEIAGTSEAFSKVNWELGWGVDIGIVLDIYKAGFKIKEENLGFKDHDMKPLPMLTEMAYEVAQTIIRRATQDGKISESKGEELLAKYIEESKTQKYEEGEEM; encoded by the coding sequence ATGAAAGAAGTTTCTGTAATCTTTCCAGCGAAAGATGAAGAAAAATTCATTGCACATTCTGTAAAAACTGCAAAAAAAGCAAAGAACGTAAGGGAAATCATTTTAGTGGACGGAGGAAGCGTTGATAATACACCTGCTATTGCGAAAAAACTTGGAGCAAAAGTTATCTTCCAAAGCATTTTAAAGTATCCAGGAAAAGGGGTTGCGATGAGAGATGGTTACTATTACTCGACCAAAGATATAATTGTTTTTCTAGATGCAGATATAAAGAACCTCACTCCTGATTTTATTAATAAGCTTATTGAACCGATCTTGAAGGGTGAGACGGACTTCGTAAAGGGAACATTTGGAAGGAAATCAGGGAGAGTAACTGAGCTTGTGGCTAAACCTCTGCTCAGGATCTTTTATCCTGAGCTTTCGTATCTTTCTCAGCCATTAAGCGGCGAAATTGCTGGAACTTCTGAAGCTTTTTCTAAGGTAAATTGGGAGTTGGGGTGGGGGGTTGATATTGGGATAGTACTAGATATATATAAAGCCGGTTTCAAAATTAAGGAAGAAAATTTAGGATTTAAAGATCATGACATGAAACCATTGCCAATGCTTACTGAGATGGCTTACGAAGTTGCACAAACTATAATTAGAAGAGCTACCCAAGATGGGAAGATATCTGAATCTAAAGGCGAAGAATTGCTTGCGAAATACATAGAAGAAAGTAAAACTCAAAAATATGAAGAGGGTGAAGAAATGTGA
- a CDS encoding sodium-translocating pyrophosphatase, with protein sequence MKVLFVYVGLIAGLLGIISALYIYNWIGRQPTGTEKMVEIWKSIREGASAYMKRQLKTIIVFSFIMAVIAGISVYIGYDVKLLPQHPEMRSEVISESILIAVSVVLGSASSVTAAFLSMDASTKANVRTTEAARRGTWEALRTAVLGGSVLGFLVPSMSVFMLSLLYLVYSFFVGGSNPLSIRIVLDSLAGFAFGASLSALFAQVGGGIYTKAADMGADLVGKVEAGIPEDDPRNPAVIADQVGDNVGDCAGRGADIFESITAELLGSMIVGWAVYFILINAGTSQDTAIKFMLLPLLIGAVKIISTIPGVVTAASQKKFNDPIEPMRNGVIVTAVVALIGFAIVYILFFRQYWGYLLSESLIGIISAVIIVLATNYYTGRESKAVVEIAQVSQSSSALTILKGLTIGMRATFVPIIVISSALLIAFMIGMHMPLPSTSNSLAIAGIPIEKFLYGIFGTALATLGMLSLSGIIMTLDGAGPISDNAGGIAEMAGLEEEVRNRLDPLDVLGNVTKALTKGFAMGSASLAALLLFQAFVQDYVARDPSVIQLVSGIAQINMQNFLVIMQQFINRLVLIRPDIMLSFLIGAMIPYLFSSFALDAVTRAAWMMVEEVRRQFKERPGILEWKEKPDYYRAVDISTQYAIRNMISPALTVILPPLVIGILFGGAAVGALVVGATASAVTLAILMMWGGAAWDNAKKYIEAGHFGGKKSPAHAAAVVGDTVGDPLKDTAGPSLHIVIKLLNTISLVFIPIYMIWLLSSVLP encoded by the coding sequence ATGAAAGTGCTGTTCGTATATGTGGGTCTAATTGCAGGTCTTCTAGGAATAATAAGTGCTTTATATATCTATAACTGGATTGGAAGGCAACCTACAGGCACGGAAAAAATGGTCGAGATATGGAAATCGATAAGAGAAGGAGCTTCAGCATATATGAAAAGGCAATTAAAAACAATAATTGTGTTCTCTTTTATTATGGCTGTTATTGCTGGTATCAGCGTTTACATCGGGTACGATGTGAAGCTTTTGCCACAACATCCGGAAATGAGAAGCGAAGTTATTTCAGAGTCCATTCTTATTGCCGTCTCAGTAGTTTTGGGTAGTGCATCATCTGTAACAGCAGCGTTTTTAAGTATGGATGCATCAACAAAGGCTAATGTGAGAACAACCGAGGCCGCAAGGAGAGGAACTTGGGAAGCGCTCAGGACTGCAGTTTTAGGAGGAAGTGTGCTAGGATTTTTAGTGCCATCAATGAGCGTCTTTATGCTCTCTCTGCTCTATCTAGTATATTCTTTCTTTGTAGGCGGTAGCAATCCTTTAAGCATAAGAATTGTACTTGACAGTTTGGCAGGATTTGCTTTTGGGGCAAGCCTTTCGGCATTATTTGCTCAAGTTGGAGGAGGAATATATACAAAAGCTGCGGACATGGGTGCAGATCTTGTTGGAAAGGTTGAAGCGGGAATACCTGAAGACGATCCTAGAAATCCGGCCGTAATAGCAGACCAGGTCGGAGATAACGTTGGTGACTGTGCGGGAAGAGGGGCAGACATTTTCGAATCTATTACTGCAGAACTGCTAGGTTCTATGATCGTTGGTTGGGCAGTTTACTTTATATTGATTAATGCAGGAACTTCCCAGGATACGGCTATTAAATTCATGCTATTGCCATTGCTGATAGGAGCTGTAAAGATAATCTCAACTATACCAGGAGTTGTAACAGCAGCTTCCCAGAAGAAGTTTAATGACCCGATTGAGCCCATGAGGAACGGGGTTATAGTAACAGCTGTTGTCGCATTAATTGGATTCGCGATCGTATATATTCTTTTCTTTAGGCAGTATTGGGGATATCTTCTCTCAGAATCGCTGATAGGAATAATTTCTGCTGTTATAATAGTGCTAGCTACGAACTATTATACCGGTAGGGAATCTAAAGCAGTTGTTGAAATAGCTCAAGTCTCGCAATCCAGCTCTGCTTTGACAATTCTGAAAGGGCTCACGATAGGAATGAGGGCGACATTCGTGCCTATTATCGTAATTTCATCAGCTCTTCTTATTGCTTTCATGATAGGCATGCATATGCCACTTCCTTCGACTTCTAATTCATTGGCAATAGCAGGCATTCCAATAGAAAAATTCCTTTACGGAATTTTTGGAACCGCTTTAGCTACATTAGGAATGTTATCGCTTTCAGGGATCATAATGACTCTCGATGGTGCAGGACCTATTTCTGACAATGCTGGTGGAATCGCTGAAATGGCTGGACTGGAAGAAGAGGTTAGAAATAGGCTCGATCCTCTTGATGTTTTAGGAAACGTTACAAAGGCCTTGACCAAGGGATTTGCGATGGGAAGCGCATCTCTTGCAGCTTTACTGCTATTTCAGGCATTTGTTCAAGATTATGTTGCGAGAGATCCTTCGGTAATTCAGCTAGTTAGTGGAATTGCTCAAATAAATATGCAGAACTTCCTTGTAATTATGCAGCAATTTATCAACAGGCTAGTTTTGATTAGACCTGATATAATGCTGAGCTTCTTAATAGGCGCAATGATTCCATATTTGTTCAGTTCTTTCGCATTAGATGCTGTGACAAGGGCAGCATGGATGATGGTTGAAGAGGTCAGGAGACAGTTTAAGGAGAGACCAGGGATATTAGAATGGAAGGAAAAGCCTGATTACTATAGAGCGGTTGATATTAGCACTCAATATGCGATTAGAAACATGATCTCTCCCGCACTAACAGTCATATTGCCGCCTTTGGTTATAGGAATTTTGTTCGGAGGAGCTGCTGTTGGTGCTCTAGTTGTGGGTGCAACTGCAAGTGCTGTAACTTTAGCAATTTTAATGATGTGGGGAGGAGCAGCGTGGGATAATGCTAAAAAGTACATAGAAGCTGGTCATTTCGGAGGAAAGAAATCACCTGCGCATGCAGCAGCAGTAGTTGGAGATACCGTTGGAGATCCATTAAAGGACACTGCAGGGCCATCATTACATATAGTAATTAAATTATTAAATACAATATCATTGGTATTTATTCCGATATACATGATATGGTTATTGAGTTCGGTCTTGCCATAA
- a CDS encoding class I SAM-dependent methyltransferase, translating to MSKHYHHHMHSNKKRLEENLLLELAQLSNEDVILDIGSGDGYYSFIFSKHAKKVYAIDKAYMDESLMNSLIQEGKEKGISNLEFLAKDVCEGLEIKYFNLAFFSNSFHDINCKKELLSYLYKNSAENGRLLIIEFKPSDSWLFGPPPHIRIKPEDLVKMATEVGFKLDKMIERDSQYIAIFKKEK from the coding sequence ATGAGCAAACATTACCACCATCATATGCATTCCAACAAGAAAAGACTCGAGGAAAATTTGCTTCTTGAATTGGCTCAACTCAGCAACGAAGATGTTATTTTGGACATAGGATCAGGAGACGGTTATTATTCCTTCATATTTTCTAAACATGCAAAGAAGGTCTACGCTATTGATAAAGCATATATGGATGAAAGCCTTATGAATAGCTTAATTCAAGAGGGTAAAGAAAAGGGCATTAGCAACTTGGAATTTTTGGCGAAAGACGTTTGTGAAGGCCTAGAAATAAAGTATTTCAATTTAGCGTTTTTCTCTAATAGCTTTCATGATATAAATTGCAAAAAAGAGTTGCTTAGCTATTTATATAAAAATTCTGCTGAAAATGGAAGATTACTGATAATAGAGTTTAAGCCTTCAGATTCATGGTTATTTGGTCCTCCACCTCATATAAGAATAAAACCAGAGGATCTCGTCAAAATGGCAACTGAAGTTGGCTTTAAATTAGACAAAATGATCGAGAGAGATTCTCAGTATATTGCAATTTTTAAAAAAGAAAAATAG
- a CDS encoding nucleotidyltransferase family protein — MKVETAAILAGGYGKRLRPLTDSIPKPMIEVGGRPILEWQMLWLRSLGIKKFVLLVGYLGEIIKSYFGNGEKLKVEIKYSFENEPLGTGGAIKNAYNVMKDEKYFFVVNGDIITNLNPYEMVSDLEDEIGVIALAPLQSQYGVVDVDTNGHIRGFREKPKIEGIWINAGVYLLKSEIFEMLPKKGDIEKETFPKVAEQNKLKGKKYFDIYWKSIDSHKDLEEVDKAIREKKVFSF; from the coding sequence ATGAAAGTAGAAACTGCTGCAATACTTGCGGGAGGATATGGCAAAAGGCTGAGACCTTTAACAGACTCCATTCCTAAGCCAATGATAGAGGTTGGAGGAAGACCCATATTAGAGTGGCAGATGCTTTGGCTTAGAAGCCTTGGTATAAAAAAATTTGTCCTTCTAGTTGGATACTTAGGCGAGATTATAAAAAGCTATTTTGGCAATGGTGAAAAGCTTAAAGTTGAAATAAAATATTCCTTTGAAAATGAGCCTTTAGGAACTGGAGGAGCAATTAAAAATGCTTATAACGTAATGAAAGATGAAAAATATTTCTTTGTTGTAAATGGAGATATTATAACGAACCTGAACCCTTATGAAATGGTCAGCGATTTGGAGGATGAGATTGGCGTAATTGCTCTCGCTCCTCTTCAAAGCCAGTATGGAGTTGTCGATGTAGATACCAACGGTCATATAAGAGGTTTCAGAGAAAAGCCAAAGATAGAGGGCATATGGATAAATGCCGGAGTGTACTTACTAAAAAGCGAAATATTTGAAATGCTTCCAAAAAAAGGGGATATTGAGAAGGAAACTTTTCCGAAAGTTGCAGAACAAAATAAATTAAAGGGGAAAAAGTATTTTGACATATACTGGAAAAGCATTGATAGCCACAAAGATCTTGAAGAAGTGGATAAAGCTATAAGGGAGAAAAAAGTATTTAGTTTTTGA
- the rpsJ gene encoding 30S ribosomal protein S10, which yields MPATMARIRLWSANVESLDKVTSQIKAIAEKGGVKMRGPVPLPTKRLVVPVLRLPHGEGSKHWEHWEMRIHKRLIDIASDERIMRQIMRVRVPEDVYIEIELI from the coding sequence ATGCCGGCTACAATGGCAAGGATAAGGTTATGGAGTGCGAATGTTGAATCGCTAGATAAGGTTACAAGCCAAATAAAGGCTATAGCAGAGAAAGGAGGAGTAAAGATGAGAGGACCGGTGCCCCTTCCAACTAAAAGGTTGGTAGTTCCGGTTCTTAGATTACCTCACGGTGAAGGTTCAAAACACTGGGAGCACTGGGAAATGAGGATACATAAGAGGCTTATAGATATAGCAAGTGACGAAAGGATTATGAGACAGATAATGAGGGTCAGAGTGCCAGAAGACGTTTATATCGAAATTGAGCTGATCTAA